The Podospora pseudocomata strain CBS 415.72m chromosome 1 map unlocalized CBS415.72m_1, whole genome shotgun sequence genome has a segment encoding these proteins:
- a CDS encoding uncharacterized protein (COG:P; COG:Q; EggNog:ENOG503NVUB), with the protein MESLTTPNSILRRQHIQNFSEASQLEPHWGYAYRVVPCTNDPGSCAYLDVVYDAHDVGMLYTGIFWATVLGILLIWGIGRRVFPAREPVDDLLAQLSTNESTPQRPKPSFLSRSLGAVASSVRHHLLPTAPLRTIFGHTTRLQLVILAVLTSYLSIWSFVGIVYGKWVTPIKGQPADVVNTRTSLGPWADRVGVLAYALTPLSVLFAARESILSAVTGVPYTSFMFLHKWTGYIILVQSLLHTLGWVLIEGWLYKPQPDVWNKWVVQEYAIWGFVALGLLVLLWICSFQWVIKNITGYEFFRKAHYVMAMVYIGALIGHWEELQCFLVPGIVLWVVDRLARLVRMGMLHCGYQRKEGRWGFSSAEAEAKFWKDERFGDVVRLDFEHHQKAWSIGQHFFLCFTEGSLWQSHPFTPLSLPQINNVGDVKHSYIFRAKGGETRKIARVIEEKLKEQKEGRTTTNVVLQGPYGENIVEGLTQDVNVLCVAGGTGITYVLPVLLRLVREKVNPDRKIELVWAVKRKQDLEWIEPELEELRRLGAAHGLQIRIFVTAEDVAPGARTTTGDEKKVSEDVDSKSVSVGSDESQNQRPDVNVAVNEFVGNVAQGSTRVFGSGPPSMITELREAVAQRNSGSKVWMGEGRYDVRLVCDDRLEW; encoded by the coding sequence GGGGTACGCCTACCGTGTAGTCCCCTGCACAAACGACCCAGGGTCATGCGCCTACCTAGACGTGGTCTATGACGCCCACGATGTAGGCATGCTATACACGGGCATCTTCTGGGCCACCGTCCTgggcatcctcctcatctgggGCATCGGTCGCCGTGTCTTCCCAGCCCGAGAACCAGTCgacgacctcctcgcccagctATCCACCAACgaatcaaccccccaacgTCCCAAAcccagcttcctctcccGTTCCTTAGGCGCGGTCGCCTCCTCCGTTagacaccacctcctccccaccgctCCCCTGAGGACCATCTTCGGGCACACTACCCGCCTCCAActcgtcatcctcgccgtCTTGACAAGCTACCTATCCATCTGGTCCTTTGTGGGAATCGTCTACGGGAAATGGGTCACCCCCATCAAAGGCCAGCCAGCAGACGTAGTCAACACGCGCACCTCCCTCGGCCCCTGGGCCGACCGCGTCGGCGTCCTCGCCTACGCGCTCACCCCCTTATCCGTCCTCTTTGCCGCCAGAGAGTCGATCCTCTCAGCCGTCACCGGCGTCCCATACACCTCCTTCATGTTCCTTCACAAATGGACCGGCTACATCATCCTCGTGcaatccctcctccacactctAGGTTGGGTCCTGATCGAAGGCTGGCTGtacaaaccccaacccgacGTCTGGAACAAGTGGGTGGTGCAGGAATACGCCATCTGGGGCTTCGtcgccctcggcctcctcgtcctcctgtGGATCTGCTCCTTCCAGTGGGTCATCAAGAACATCACCGGGTACGAATTCTTCCGCAAGGCGCACTACGTCATGGCCATGGTCTACATTGGGGCGTTGATCGGTCACTGGGAGGAACTGCAGTGTTTTCTCGTGCCCGGTATTGTCCTCTGGGTGGTTGACCGGCTTGCCAGATTAGtgcggatggggatgttgcACTGTGGGTACCAACGCAAGGAAGGACGGTGGGGGTTTTCCAGTGCCGAGGCGGAAGCAAAGTTCTGGAAGGATGAgaggtttggggatgtggttaGGTTGGATTTTGAGCATCATCAGAAGGCGTGGAGTATTGGGCAGCACTTCTTTTTGTGTTTTACCGAGGGGAGTCTGTGGCAGAGTCATCCTTTTACTCCGTTGTCGCTCCCTCAGATTAACAACGTTGGGGACGTCAAGCATTCGTATATTTTCCGGgcgaaggggggggagacgAGAAAGATTGCGCGGGTGATTgaggagaagttgaaggagcagaaggaagggaggacgacgacgaatgTGGTGCTTCAGGGGCCGTATGGGGAGAATATTGTGGAGGGCTTGACGCAGGATGTGAATGTGCTTTGCGTGGCTGGTGGAACGGGAATTACCTATGTCCTGCCTGTTTTGTTGAGattggtgagggagaaggtgaacCCCGACAGGAAAATCGAGTTGGTCTGGGCGGTGAAGAGAAAGCAGGATCTTGAATGGATTGAGCCagagttggaggagctgaggaGGCTGGGTGCTGCGCATGGATTGCAGATTCGAATCTTTGTTACTGCTGAGGATGTTGCTCCTGGAGCCAGGACGACAACCGGcgatgagaagaaggtgtCGGAGGATGTCGACTCCAAGTCGGTGTCTGTGGGCAGTGACGAAAGCCAGAACCAGCGGCCTGACGTCAATGTGGCTGTCAATGAGTTTGTCGGCAACGTCGCTCAGGGCTCCACGCGCGTTTTTGGTAGCGGGCCACCGAGCATGATCACGGAGCTGCGTGAGGCTGTTGCGCAAAGAAACTCTGGATCGAAGGTGTGGATGGGTGAGGGGAGATATGACGTTCGTCTTGTTTGCGATGATCGGTTGGAATGGTGA
- a CDS encoding uncharacterized protein (EggNog:ENOG503PD6E) — protein MAATQTPTETQPRQPAKPRPSPPSVSLSTPPTDLKEVNPVLSPTAVEANINHPPHANGGAHMSFEFEGLAIELNTQLEYVRVEDGENTDSKRPTTWLLKSKDPNKAYLPGQPRIRLGERARHVDGPEGKVDGYLRRWHLTDKLDQLLPLMRYVFVQTPAYDHINALHHHAAHTRRIVVDEEPGLHLVWYYETIFMKPIPPYFFSRAFWMYIAHADPEVYRASLGFMRSYYHIIRFEIDFHEACKKKLMPRKDNGKFPTYEEWCEFIEPFSLVGDKHVSRRFKYGELRLTRINRAAMFFRFNLAYFHLLPQWGSFLSHILAPLITAFAVCSVILNSMQVTLAAIEVANETNYDIPGPEGWNRFMNVSLYFPIIVILSIALVIGVTLISVFLMGLKDLLRGNKVREKKRLGQARVGKGSHGMVW, from the coding sequence ATGGCTGCGACTCAGACGCCGACAGAGACACAACCACGACAACCAGCAAAACCccgtccatcaccaccatcagtcTCTCTATCAACCCCTCCGACTGATCTCAAAGAAGTTAATCCCGTACTAAGTCCAACGGCAGTTGAGGCCAATATAAACCACCCTCCACATGCAAATGGCGGCGCACATATGTCTTTCGAGTTCGAGGGATTGGCGATAGAACTAAATACACAACTGGAGTATGTAcgggttgaagatggggaaAACACAGACTCGAAGCGACCAACGACATGGTTGCTCAAGTCCAAAGACCCAAACAAAGCATACCTGCCTGGCCAGCCACGCATACGGCTTGGTGAGCGTGCACGACATGTCGATGGCCCCGAGGGCAAGGTTGATGGCTATTTACGTCGATGGCATCTCACGGATAAGCTAGATCAGCTTCTTCCCTTGATGCGCTACGTCTTCGTCCAAACACCCGCCTACGACCACATCAACGCACTCCACCATCATGCCGCCCATACCCGGAGGATTGTGGTGGATGAAGAGCCAGGGCTTCATTTGGTGTGGTATTACGAGACAATTTTCATGAAGCCCATCCCCCCATATTTCTTTTCCAGGGCTTTCTGGATGTACATCGCACATGCCGACCCCGAAGTCTACCGTGCTTCTCTCGGTTTCATGCGCAGCTACTACCACATTATCCGGTTCGAGATCGATTTCCACGAGGCctgcaagaagaagctcatgCCACGGAAGGACAATGGAAAGTTTCCGACTTATGAGGAATGGTGCGAGTTTATCGAGCCCTTCTCGCTGGTGGGCGACAAGCATGTCAGTCGCCGTTTCAAGTACGGCGAGCTCCGCCTCACACGCATCAACCGGGCCGCCATGTTCTTCCGCTTCAACCTTGCGTACTTCCACCTGTTGCCGCAGTGGGGCTCGTTCTTGTCACATATTCTTGCGCCCTTGATCACGGCATTTGCGGTGTGCTCGGTCATTCTCAACTCGATGCAGGTGACGCTTGCTGCTATCGAGGTGGCCAATGAGACGAACTACGACATACCTGGCCCGGAGGGATGGAATCGTTTCATGAACGTGTCGTTGTATTTCCCCATTATTGTTATACTGTCAATAGCACTTGTCATTGGTGTTACGCTCATCAGCGTATTTCTGATGGGACTGAAGGATTTGCTGAGGGGGAACAAagtgagggagaagaagcggCTTGGCCAGGCTAGAGTGGGCAAGGGAAGTCACGGGATGGTTTGGTAG
- a CDS encoding uncharacterized protein (COG:O; MEROPS:MER0093133; EggNog:ENOG503NV2A) — MAILQYLLASVALVAPVVDGYKGFRTSLILGDFKEQMEEREMRTALIHPRDTDLEKLYPAQTIQIPIDHFHNDSIYEPHTNETFLLRYWFDASHYQPGGPVIVLQGGETDGAGRLRYLQKGIIAQLSQATNGLGVIFEHRYYGESHPTDDFSTKNLRFLTTDQALADQAYFAQNVVFPGLEHLNLTSHNVPYIAYGGSYAGSVVAFLRKLYPDVYWGAIASSGVPEAIYDYWEYYEAARIYGPRECIEATQKLTHAIDNVLINHTDTEYPQRVKNIFGLGNITRNDDFANAIAQGIAGLQGLNWDPAVNSTEFGHYCGNISSTEVLYPGIAEREEEAKELLAVGGYDEVKLVNQLLNYIGYIDATAVKGCKRRGKSQDECFTNYDSKFYQQDDITQEWRLWAYQYCFEWGYLQTGSGVPADQLPLISRLINLEFTSTVCREAFNITTPSQVERINKHGGVNISYPRLAHVDGEWDPWRAASPHRIGLPGRESTVSEPFILIEKGVHHWDENGLFPNETRPGLPPKPVADVQKAEAEFVKVWVEEWHKARGTDV; from the exons ATGGCGATATTACAATATCTCCTGGCCAGCGTGGCGCTTGTTGCGCCTGTTGTAGATGGATACAAGGGTTTTAGGACTTCCTTGATTTTGGGGGACTTCAAGGAGCAG ATGGAGGAGCGAGAGATGAGAACTgccctcatccaccccagAGACACCGACCTTGAAAAGCTCTACCCAGCCCAAACCATCCAAATTCCCATTGATCACTTCCACAATGACTCCATCTATGAACCACACACCAACGAGACCTTCCTTCTCCGATACTGGTTTGACGCGAGCCACTACCAACCCGGCGGTCCGGTCATCGTCCTCCAAGGCGGTGAGACCGACGGAGCTGGTCGTCTTCGATATCTGCAAAAGGGCATCATAGCCCAGCTCTCCCAGGCAACAAACGGGTTGGGTGTCATTTTTGAACACCGCTACTACGGCGAAAGCCACCCCACTGACGACTTCAGCACCAAAAACCTTCGCTTCTTGACTACGGATCAAGCCCTAGCTGATCAAGCATACTTTGCCCAAAATGTCGTCTTCCCCGGCCTTGAACACTTGAACCTCACCTCTCACAACGTCCCTTACATTGCCTACGGTGGCTCCTACGCCGGATCAGTCGTTGCCTTTCTCCGCAAGCTCTACCCAGACGTCTATTGGGGCGCCATTGCCTCCTCTGGTGTTCCCGAGGCGATCTATGACTATTGGGAGTACTACGAGGCCGCCCGGATTTATGGACCTAGGGAATGTATAGAGGCTACTCAGAAGCTTACTCATGCGATCGATAATGTGTTGATCAACCACACCGACACCGAATACCCACAACGGGTCAAGAATATCTTTGGGCTAGGCAATATCACCAGAAACGATGACTTTGCCAATGCCATTGCCCAGGGAATAGCCGGACTTCAAGGCTTGAATTGGGATCCGGCGGTCAACAGTACCGAGTTTGGACATTACTGTGGGAATATCAGCTCGACCGAGGTCCTCTACCCCGGGATCGccgagcgggaggaggaggcaaaagAACTTCTCGCCGTGGGTGGCTATGATGAAGTGAAGCTAGTGAATCAGCTGCTCAATTACATTGGGTATATCGATGCCACAGCTGTAAAAGGGTGCAAACGAAGAGGGAAGAGCCAGGACGAGTGCTTCACGAATTATGATTCGAAGTTTTACCAGCAGGATGATATCACGCAGGAGTGGAGGCTGTGGGCTTATCAGTATTGTTTCGA ATGGGGCTACCTTCAAACTGGCTCTGGTGTCCCTGCTGATCAACTCCCGCTCATCTCACGACTGATCAACCTCGAGTTCACATCCACTGTCTGTCGGGAGGCGTTCAACATTACGACTCCTTCTCAGGTGGAAAGGATCAACAAGCATGGCGGTGTGAACATCAGCTACCCTCGCCTGGCTCATGTTGACGGAGAATGGGATCCCTGGCGTGCTGCATCGCCTCATAGGATTGGGCTGCCCGGGCGGGAGAGCACTGTTTCCGAACCGTTTATTCTCATCGAGAAGGGTGTGCATCACTGGGATGAGAATGGGTTGTTTCCTAATGAGACTAGACCTGGGTTACCGCCCAAGCCGGTGGCTGACGTGCAGAAGGCGGAGGCAGAGTTTGTGAAggtttgggttgaggagTGGCACAAAGCGAGGGGTACTGATGTCTGA
- a CDS encoding uncharacterized protein (EggNog:ENOG503P7HM), translating to MDIKTTFLLFAVSLFPNVDIIHIANELPTFRLMTVIKMYTSSIFTTLALATAALATGSAKTSNDFSPGFILVVHVTNPDADFTPTVNNAAVNSIHAGPGFRVATISTALTDGHVFYENGTLDQVEDGETTVIFDAATPLTPFGVLVQDPTAPVDNIAINAGPGSYNTVDGDPEVNAALVNGLGEGTYLVCNATVPYYHQNFLTLQYVYEGGEKPDGCVEVELVPQCAELNELPAGSHSSHDHAVNVRCYKDATVVDWS from the coding sequence ATGGACATAAAGACAACATTCCTTCTTTTTGCCGTCTCTCTTTTTCCCAATGTTGACATCATTCACATCGCCAACGAATTACCTACCTTTAGACTCATGACCGTCATCAAAATGTACACCtcttccatcttcaccaccctcgccctggcaacagcagccctGGCCACAGGCAGTGCCAAAACATCCAACGACTTCTCCCCGggcttcatcctcgtcgtgcacgtcaccaaccccgacgcCGACTTCACCCCCACCGTCAACAACGCCGCAGTCAACAGCATCCACGCCGGCCCCGGCTTCCGCGTAGCgaccatctccaccgccctcaccGACGGACACGTCTTTTACGAAAATGGAACCCTAGACCAGGTTGAAGACGGGGAGACAACCGTCATCTTTGACGCTGCCACGCCCCTGACCCCGTTTGGGGTTCTGGTGCAGGACCCCACGGCGCCGGTTGACAATATTGCCATCAATGCTGGGCCGGGGAGTTATAATACTGTGGATGGGGACCCGGAGGTGAATGCGGCGTTGGTgaatgggttgggggaggggacgtaCTTGGTTTGTAATGCGACGGTGCCGTATTATCACCAGAACTTTTTGACGTTGCAGTATGTGtatgaagggggggagaagcCGGATGGTTGTGTGGAGGTTGAGTTGGTGCCGCAGTGTGCAGAGTTGAATGAGTTGCCGGCGGGGAGCCATTCGAGTCATGATCATGCAGTTAATGTGAGGTGTTATAAGGATGCTACGGTTGTTGATTGGAGTTGA
- a CDS encoding uncharacterized protein (EggNog:ENOG503NUEG; COG:G) translates to MQDTVHSLVWLAIGFALVNVAHSLEAQNNFRYLAQTPLSTAPTFDNEDTPWGLTTYANIPYLPCLSKRDSLKYDIAVLGAPFDTATTGRPGARFGPGAIRSGSSRIYADAAWSLYTGENVFKSNVKIVDCGDVPMTRLDNTVALKQLETGHDIINARSPVSRDLSPVPRIINLGGDHTTTLSALRAAYKKWGKLSVIHFDAHIDTWNPKVLGGDVSDYGAVNHGTFLHIAHEEGLITNSSIHAGIRAPLAHPVKDMKNDRRCGFDFVTSRDLDRFGISGIIERLKSRVGDAKIYISVDIDVLDPAYAPATGTAEPGGWTSRELLTILDGLVGLKVVGADVVEVAPAYDGAGETTGVAAAEVVHSLLYLMVKTPVAGE, encoded by the exons ATGCAAGACACTGTCCATTCCCTGGTGTGGCTGGCCATTGGCTTCGCCCTGGTCAATGTCGCTCACAGCTTGGAAGCCCAGAATAACTTTCGATACCTCGCCCAAACCCCCCTATCTACCGCACCCACGTTCGACAACGAAGACACACCATGGGGCTTAACAACTTATGCCAACATTCCATATCTGCCCTGTCTCTCAAAGCGTGACAGCCTCAAATATGACATCGCTGTCCTCGGTGCACCATTTGACACT GCAACAACCGGCCGACCAGGAGCCCGCTTCGGCCCCGGAGCAATCAGATCTGGCTCCTCGCGCATTTACGCAGATGCAGCATGGAGTTTATACACCG GGGAAAATGTCTTCAAAAGCAACGTCAAAATCGTCGACTGCGGAGACGTCCCAATGACCAGACTGGACAACACCGTCGCGCTCAAACAGCTGGAAACCGGCCACGACATCATCAATGCCCGCTCTCCTGTTTCTAGGGACCTGTCCCCTGTCCCGAGGATTATCAACTTGGGAGGTGATCATACCACCACGCTGTCTGCGTTGAGGGCAGCGTACAAGAAATGGGGGAAACTCTCTGTTATTCATTTCGATGCTCATATTG ATACTTGGAACCCCAaggtgttgggtggtgatgtttctGACTATGG AGCGGTAAACCACGGAACCTTCCTTCACATTGCACACGAGGAG GGGCTCATTACAAACTCCAGCATTCACGCAGGCATCCGGGCACCTCTTGCCCACCCAGTCAAAGACATGAAGAATGATCGCCGTTGCGGGTTTGATTTTGTTACCTCCAGGGATCTTGACCGTTTTGGTATCAGCGGGATTATTGAGAGGCTGAAATCCAGGGTTGGAGACGCGAAAATCTATATCAGTGTTGACATTGATGTTCTGGATCCTGCTTATGCTCCTG CAACGGGAACTGCTGAGCCGGGTGGTTGGACGTCGAGGGAGCTATTGACTATTCTTGACGGACTGGTTGGGCTCAAAGTTGTGGGTGCTGATGTCGTTGAAGTTGCGCCGGCTTatgatggtgctggtgagaCAACGGGCGTGGCGGCTGCTGAGGTTGTGCATTCTCTTCTGTATTTGATGGTGAAGACCCCAGTTGCGGGGGAGTGA
- a CDS encoding uncharacterized protein (EggNog:ENOG503NZ0F; COG:C), which yields MGLTCHRKMSLHIIIVGAGIAGLSAAVSLRRTGHRVEIYERTSANNEVGAAITVPPNASRFLLEWGLDPVAERFVKADEMAFLDPLTLNTLFAVPQEQNRARYGYDLWLSHRVDLHAWFRRKATAVEGPGTPVVLHLQRAVVRYDPATPSITLADGGVLSADLVVGADGIHSLATEVVLGSKIEPSPSAYYNTCFRFLIPAASLAEDPETRWWHEDEHSRKVSMRIITHNATSRRIVSYPCRDREIHNFVGLYHDPAMATATREDYLAKVDKNSVLETFGAEVFSPKLRAVIGKATDVKRWPLLNRRPIPSWHRERLVLVGDAAHPMLPHQGQGGAQGLEDGCVLGIVLYGASNLADIERRLEIYEKVRRNRASAIQILSSVGMDQGHLVLEDLKPYFPEGQVPKTPPEMVAFASGYNAVAASVKAMKEELDPSFELPAEFFGPRKGGK from the exons ATGGGTCTCACCTGTCACCGTAAAATGTCgcttcacatcatcatcgtcggcgCTGGAATCGCCGGGCTGTCAGCAGCTGTCTCTTTGCGACGAACTGGTCACCGGGTAGAGATCTACGAGCGCACATCAGCAAACAACGAAGTCGGAGCCGCCATCACCGTACCCCCTAACGCATCTCGCTTTCTCCTTGAATGGGGACTTGACCCAGTCGCCGAACGCTTTGTCAAGGCAGATGAAATGGCCTTTCTCGACCCTCTTACTTTGAACACTCTGTTTGCTGTTCCTCAAGAACAAAATCGCGCCCGATATGGCTATGACCTGTGGCTTTCCCACCGTGTTGACTTGCATGCTTGGTTCAGGAGGAAGGCGACAGCAGTTGAGGGGCCTGGAACTCCAGTGGTGCTTCACTTGCAGCGTGCAGTTGTGCGATAT GACCCTGCCactccctccatcaccctcgccgACGGAGGTGTACTCTCTGCCGATCTTGTCGTCGGAGCAGATGGGATTCACTCACTAGCCACGGAGGTGGTGCTAGGGAGCAAGATTGAGCCATCGCCCTCTGCGTATTACAACACCTGTTTCCGTTTTCTGATTCCAGCCGCTTCGTTGGCTGAAGACCCTGAAACTCGATGGTGGCATGAAGACGAGCACAGTAGGAAGGTTAGCATGCGGATTATCACCCACAATGCAACAAGTAGAAGGATAGTTTCGTATCCATGTCGAGA CCGCGAGATCCACAACTTCGTAGGTCTGTATCATGATCCTGCCATGGCAACAGCCACTAGGGAAGACTATTTGGCAAAGGTGGATAAAAATAGCGTTCTAGAAACCTTTGGTGCAGAGGTTTTCAGTCCTAAGCTGAGAGCTGTGATTGG GAAAGCCACCGACGTCAAACGCTGGCCGCTTTTAAACAGACGTCCGATCCCAAGTTGGCACCGTGAAAGGCTTGTTCTGGTAGGTGATGCTGCTCACCCAATGCTGCCCC atcaaggccaaggaggcgcCCAAGGACTCGAGGATGGTTGTGTTCTAGGAATTGTTCTGTACGGCGCTTCAAATTTAGCAGACATTGAAAGGCGACTGGAAATATATGAGAAAGTCCGGAGGAATCGAGCATCAGCTATCCAAATATTGAGTAGTGTTGGCATGGACCAAGGACATCTTGTCTTGGAGGATCTGAAACCCTATTTCCCGGAAGGTCAAGTTCCAA AAACTCCCCCGGAGATGGTGGCATTTGCGTCTGGATACAATGCTGTTGCAGCTTCTGTGAAAGCTatgaaggaggagcttgatcCTAGTTTCGAGCTGCCGGCGGAGTTTTTCGGGCCAAGGAAAGGCGGCAAATAA
- a CDS encoding uncharacterized protein (CAZy:AA1; COG:Q; EggNog:ENOG503NVU0), with product MLKERWIQSILLNGIGNVTKFGARKIQNTTDKVYEDEPPELEVPNSRPKRYLLRLINTSIGSTFIFSIDNHLLSIVSADFAPIYPYLNSSILVGIGQRYNVIVEANPKNNTKQPLDSNGNYWIRTWVAPNCGAGVVINKDSKETYMQTGILRYNKSSTEDPESKPWTDISMACSDETATSLRPVLPWVVEDPINVMSTESKIQHMAVISGPPVDPIPSFPQASYSFRNVSGDINGPNPLQINFSDPVFLNLDNDEPFKNKLWEIYPEGRPNQTDWVWLAITVDYSPDGDTSAHPIHLHVHDFAILQQAEKTTYVPENIHLNLINPPRRDVVLMPKSGFIIIAFKADNPGAWLLHCHIASHASQGLALQILERQADAAAMWPKASPAAQTAATLCRSWDSWVAASYTSTPTPLPDDSGI from the exons ATGCTCAAGGAAAGATGGATCCAGAGCATCTTGTTGAACGGGATCGGGAACGTGACCAAATTTGGGGCAAGGAAAATTCAAAACACGA CGGACAAAGTGTATGAGGATGAGCCGCCCGAGCTCGAGGTTCCGAACTCACGTCCCAAACGATACCTGCTGCGACTCATCAACACCTCGATTGGATCCACCTTTATCTTCTCCATCGACAACCACCTGCTTTCCATTGTCAGTGCTGACTTCGCTCCCATTTACCCCTACCTCAACTCGTCGATCCTAGTTGGAATCGGTCAACGATACAATGTTATTGTCGAAGCAAATCCaaagaacaacaccaaacagcCCCTTGACAGCAACGGAAACTACTGGATCAGAACGTGGGTCGCCCCGAACTGCGGTGCTGGTGTGGTCATCAACAAGGACAGCAAGGAGACATACATGCAAACGGGAATTCTGCGTTACAACAAGAGCAGTACGGAGGATCCAGAATCAAAACCATGGACAGATATTTCCATGGCTTGCTCGGATGAGACTGCCACCAGCTTGAGACCCGTGCTGCcctgggttgttgaggatcCGATCAATGTCATGTCAACAGAAAGCAAGATTCAGCACATGGCCGTGATCAGCGGCCCACCGGTTGATCCGATTCCGAGTTTCCCCCAGGCCTCCTATTCTTTCAGAAACGTATCAGGGGATATCAATGGCCCCAATCCACTCCAGATCAACTTCAGCGACCCAGTGTTCCTCAACCTGGACAACGACGAGCCGTTCAAGAACAAGCTCTGGGAAATCTACCCCGAAGGTCGCCCCAACCAAACCGACTGGGTATGGCTAGCCATCACCGTGGACTATTCTCCTGATGGAGATACCAGTGCCCATCCGATTCACCTGCACGTACATGACTTTGCCATCCTCCAACAGGCCGAAAAAACCACCTACGTCCCTGAGAACATCCATCTGAACCTCATCAACCCGCCTCGTCGTGATGTGGTGCTGATGCCTAAGAGcggcttcatcatcattgccTTCAAGGCTGACAACCCGGGCGCGTGGCTCCTTCATTGCCATATCGCCAGTCATGCATCCCAAGGTCTGGCCCTGCAGATTCTGGAACGTCAGGCcgatgctgctgccatgTGGCCAAAGGCGAGTCCCGCTGCGCAGACTGCCGCTACGCTGTGCCGCAGTTGGGACTCTTGGGTTGCTGCGTCTTACACGTCCACGCCGACGCCTTTGCCTGATGATTCCGGAATTTGA
- a CDS encoding uncharacterized protein (EggNog:ENOG503P61G; COG:S): MGFFDSIANAFSRDGIATRILEKVPIVGYGVAGVQALAGNTEHAKRALATSTNSLITTAGAVGGMVVGGPAGAIAGGAAASTIGLGTEYAISTTINDKDVKGDVGEVTVQRVVTDMAIGGVSGLIGGGAGATAAGKAAGKAAIEATASTLAKTGFEGAAKVIITNVGKSAAGAVTTGSLASLVQGASKNVFNNTPNVKEPEPKPPKVRKVTQNQDARAKDLIQDLKAFVLQYPLYWLNDAYAQVHLYWDPVVIAGLPWDPANQAVQGQYQAFQQKKTGNPALNEKPLGQKIYEELKQIVDDHNNGVQLGGNKQKILDMIIKKEPGGFNAVWGEVESEMNLRDLRLQSFSELMILEVEFMD, from the exons ATGGGCTTCTTTGACTCAATCGCCAACGCCTTCTCCCGCGATGGCATCGCCACCCGCATCCTCGAAAAGGTGCCCATCGTCGGCTACGGCGTCGCTGGAGTTCAAGCCCTAGCCGGCAACACAGAACATGCCAAACGAGCCCttgccaccagcaccaacagtCTAATCACCACGGCCGGTGCCGTCGGTGGTATGGTTGTCGGTGGACCAGCTGGTGCCATCGCAGGTGGTGCAGCAGCGTCCACCATCGGCTTGGGCACTGAGTAcgccatcagcaccaccatcaacgaCAAGGACGTCAAGGGCgatgttggggaggttaCCGTGCAGAGAGTTGTGACCGACATGGCCATCGGTGGTGTTTCTGGCTTGATTGGCGGCGGAGCTGGTGCCACTGCTGCAGGCAAGGCAGCAGGTAAAGCCGCGATTGAGGCCACGGCGTCGACGTTGGCCAAGACTGGCTTTGAGGGTGCTGCCaaggtcatcatcaccaatgtTGGAAAGAGTGCGGCGGGAGCTGTCACAACCGGTAGTTTGGCATCGCTTGTTCAAGGTGCTAGCAA AAacgtcttcaacaacacccccaacgTCAAGGAACCCGAGCCCAAGCCACCCAAAGTGAGAAAGGTGACGCAGAACCAAGACGCCAGGGCCAAGGATTTGATCCAGGACCTCAAGGCCTTTGTCCTCCAGTACCCTCTCTACTGGCTCAACGACGCCTACGCGCAAGTCCATCTCTACTGGGATCCCGTTGTCATTGCCGGCTTGCCTTGGGACCCAGCGAATCAAGCTGTGCAGGGACAGTATCAGGCCTTtcagcagaagaagacggggaaCCCAGCGTTGAACGAGAAGCCTTTAGGTCAAAAGATCTATGAGGAGCTCAAGCAGATTGTTGATGACCACAACAATGGAGTACAGCTTGGGGGGAACAAGCAGAAGATTTTGGACATGATTATCAAGAAGGAGCCTGGGGGATTTAATGCAGTttggggtgaggttgagtCGGAGATGAATCTGAGGGATCTGAGGCTGCAGAGCTTCAGCGAGCTGATGATTTTGGAGGTTGAGTTTATGGATTGA